A segment of the Deltaproteobacteria bacterium genome:
CCGACCCATTGCCTTGACGTATAGGCCGCAACTGATTCTGGTCTCAGCTGGCTTCGACATCTACTTTCAGGATCCTTTGGGGGGGATGGACGTTACTGAAGAGGGCTTTGCCCGCCTCACCAACATCATCATGGATATTGCCCAAACGGTGTGTGAAGGGAGGTTTGTTATCACCTTGGAAGGGGGGTACAACCTGGAAGGCCTGGCCCGTTCTGTAAGGGAGATGGTGAACGTGATGGCGGGTAAGGTCGCATTAGACAGAGGCGAATGGGAACAGAAAGAGGGAAGAGGATACCCCCGGATTCGGGGGGTCGTGGAAACGGTGAAAGAGACCTTAGGGGAGTTTTGGCGTTGAGGAGGGGTAGCAACAGTCTGAACCATTACTACCCCTTGATATTCCTCCCTCAAAGCCTTTTTGCCCCTAGTGGTCTACCCTCTCTTTCAGCTCTTTGCCCGCCTTGAAGTACGGGAGTTTTTTGGGGGAGACACGTACCGCTTCTCCTGTCTTGGGATTTCTGCCTTGATAAGTACCATAATCTCTGATCACAAAACTCCCGAATCCCCTGATCTCGATCCGTTCCCCCTTTCGCATGGCCTCCTCCATCTCCTCAAAGACGGCTTCAACCACCACCTTGGCCACATTTTGACTTACTTTCGCCCTCTTGGCTACCTCTAGAGCGAGCTCAGATTTGTTCACCCTTTTACCCCCTTTCCGGCCAAAGACCTTTAGTATGTTATGTTACTTAGAGTAAATTTCCCCTGATATACTCCACGGCATTTCTAAAAAAGGCGACACCTGCCCCCTCCTCAGGTAGCTCCTCTCTGGTCCATCTAGGATGATGGGTCCGATGGACGTAGGCCTCGGGATGGGGCATGAGCCCACAGAGCCTCCCCGTCTCATCACATATCCCTGCCACCCCCTCCACAGAGCCGTTGGGGTTCAAGGGGTACTTTGTAGTCGACCCTTGATACCTCTCATCAGTATAGTACAGACAGGTCAACCCCTTCTCCTTGAGCTGCCCCATGATCGATGTGCTGGCGGGCAGGAATTTCCCCTCGCCATGTCTGATTGGTAGATAGACCTTCTCCAACCCCTTGGTGAAGACACATGGCGAATGGGAATTGACCTTAAGATGGATCCATCGATCCTCAAAGCGACCTGAATCATTAAAGGTCAGGGTCACCGTTTGCTCACCATATCCTCCTCCCAGGGCAGGTA
Coding sequences within it:
- a CDS encoding integration host factor subunit beta, encoding MNKSELALEVAKRAKVSQNVAKVVVEAVFEEMEEAMRKGERIEIRGFGSFVIRDYGTYQGRNPKTGEAVRVSPKKLPYFKAGKELKERVDH
- a CDS encoding phosphoribosylformylglycinamidine synthase subunit PurQ, yielding MVIVLAGNGINCEYETAYACKLGGADRVDIVHINELLWGERSLDDYHLFCLPGGFLDGDDLGAAKACANRFRHAKVATTGERFWDQMMRFIQKGRLILGICNGFQLMAKLGLVPALGGGYGEQTVTLTFNDSGRFEDRWIHLKVNSHSPCVFTKGLEKVYLPIRHGEGKFLPASTSIMGQLKEKGLTCLYYTDERYQGSTTKYPLNPNGSVEGVAGICDETGRLCGLMPHPEAYVHRTHHPRWTREELPEEGAGVAFFRNAVEYIRGNLL